The Pseudopipra pipra isolate bDixPip1 chromosome 29, bDixPip1.hap1, whole genome shotgun sequence DNA segment tggcctctccctgctccccgattccttcccccagcccccgATCCCTCCCGCTCCGTGAAACACCGGCCCTGCATCGGGAGGCTCCGCAGGGAACCGCCAGCCTGGCCGGAGAAAAATGACCTTGGCCGTGGATCGGCCCCTTCCAGGGGCCTCGGGGGGTCCGCGGGACCCTcagggaggggagcgggggcttcccccggccggagcagagagcAGGGGCGAATTTGCCATTTTATCCTGTGAAATCACCTGCCCAGCTCCGCTAGGGAAGGGGGGGCCGGGCCTTGCCGCAGCCCCCCCCCCTCACGGGGTTTCCGAAGGGCTAAATTTAGCGTCCCCGCGTGCCCTGTCCCCTCGCTCGGGGAGGGGGGATACGGCGCCGGCTGCGTCCCTCGCCcgcagctccttccctctgcccgCAGCTCCTTCCCGCCCGGCCGGGGATAAAAATAGCACTTTGGGAGGGTCACGCCGGCCCCCGCGGCCGGGGCAGCAGCGTcgggctggggggctgcgggTCCATCCCTGTCacgagctgagctgggctctgcACGGCCGGGGGGAGTcgctgggctgggaagggggacagGGTATGAGGACACAGGGAGGTGCCACCCCCCAGGTATCTGGGtgccccctctcctcccccaggGCTGGACCCTGGGGCACTTggggtgcccccagcccccccccttCCCGGTCAGCCTCTGCCGGCGTCTCCCACAGCAAATCCTGCCTGGAAGCTTCCGCAGGGAGTGTGGTCTGGCACACGTGGTGCTGGGTCGGAGCCAGGGACGTGGCCGGGTCACTGTCACCCAagggaccccccaaatcccaaacCTGTCTCATTGAGGCCCCCACCTCGggcactggcagcactgggagggtTTGGGGACCCCCGTGCCCTTGGGGCtggtcccctccctgtccctctggtGCTGCTCCATCCTGTGGTGCCCAAGGAAATAGGGGGCTCCTTCAGGCCTGCTGATGGCCGTGTTTTTGGGGTGACTCACAGTCCTGGGGGGATTGATTGGGGTACTTGGGGGCAGTGatgcccccccagctccctctgtcCTTTGGAATGGACGTGGAATGGATGGatctggaggtgctgggggtgTCCCAGTGaactgtgggagctgggattcccCCAGGTGATGGGAGGGGGCACCTAAGGGGTGGGGGCTGGCATGGAGCCAGTGTCCACCAGCCTGTTcccaccccagctcctgctgtgccctgtggcCACCATCCCCCCCCTCACTGTGGCGCAGGGGGCCCCCCAAATCCTCCTGTTTCCAtctgagacaggaaaaaagttGGGAGGTGGGATGTGGGGCCATTGCCACTCTTAACACAGCCCTGATTGTGTCTGGGCTCCCCAGGTCCGGGCCGGTGTCCGGGGTCCCCCCACGCCCCCTCCCACGGATGGGTAGCACCATCACCCATCTCCCCCCATCCCTGGCCTGAGGGCGCAGCCCCCGACGCAGAGACCCCTCCCCATTTCCACGCCGGCATCCCGTCCCATCCCGCCGGCGCCATGGACGAGTCGTTCCGGGACCGGACGGCGTTCATCCGCGGCGCCAAGGACATCGCCAAGGAGGTGAAGAAGCAGGCGGCCAAGAAGGTGAGCCGGGGCATGGACCGCGTGCAGGACGAGTACACCCGGCGCTCCTACTCCCGCttcgaggaggaggaggacgacgAAGACTACGCGCCCCAGGACGGCTACTACCGGGGGGGCGAGGGGGCCAACGAGGAGGAGGGGGCGTCCAGCGACGCCACCGAGGGCCACGATGAGGAGGACGAGATCTACGAGGGCGAGTACCAGGGGATCCCCCGGCAAGAGTCGCTGAAGGGGGGGGAGCGCCTGGGGGCCGCCACGGCCACCGGCGCCTTCGACGACAGCGAGGGGCAGCGGCGGAAGGACCGCGAGGAGCTGGCGCAGCAGTACGAGCTCATCCTGCAGGAGTGCGGCCACGGCCGCTTCCAGTGGACCCTCTACTTCGTCCTGGGCCTGGCCCTCATGGCCGACGGCGTCGAGGTCTTCGTGGTGGGCTTCGTCCTGCCCAGCGCCGAGAAGGACATGTGCCTCTCCGACTCCAACAAGGGCATGCTGGGTGAGGAGGGGCGGGCAcggggggggatttgggggggtcaCGGGGGGACAGGAGGGTCAGCGGGACGtggaggggcactgggagatgtGGAGAGACATGGGGCAGTCCATGGGGGACTGTGGGGATATGGGGGTACTGAGAGACACGAGATGGGGGGGGACATGGGACATAGCGGGGGCAGAGAGGCACGAGGGGGTGAGgggatggagggttggggatGGGGAAGGACATAGGGGGTATGGGGAGACACAGGAAGATTTGGGGGACTACGGGGACATGGAGATGTAGGGTCTTCAGGAAGGGATGTGGGGACAAGGAAGGACACAGGACCCCTCCTGGGCACAGAGCTCccaccatcctcctcctcccagtccCAGACTGGTCCCCACCTGAGCAACGGggagggaggtttggggggtgtGAACTCATGGACTGGGGCTGAAAAATGGATGTTGagagtgggtttgggggggctgtggagggCTGCATTGGTAGGCTGCCTCCCCCCACTGCTCTGTGGTGCCCACCACAGCCTGACACCCCCCCAGACCGGGGGTTACTGGTGCCCCGTGTCCCTGACAGACCTGGCAAACTCAACACAGGGGGAGGGGCTGGGTGTGGGGGTCCTGGAGGCACCTCTGAACCCCCCCcccgagcagagcagggagacaACCCCCATCCCCCATTCACACAGGGggctctgtcccctccctgtaAGGGCACCCAGGTGTCCCAGGGAGGGGGTCCCTGCCAGCGCCATCCCCCTCTGCCTGGTGACTCAGGGTGCAGGTCCCTGGGTGCCCCGGGAGTGACCTCTCCGtgtgtccccctccccaggacTCATCGTGTACCTGGGCATGATGGTGGGCGCGTTCGTGTGGGGCGGGCTGGCCGACCGGCTGGGCCGAAGGCAGTGCctcctcatctccctctccGTCAACAGCGTCTTCgccttcttctcctccttcgTCCAGGGCTACGGCACCTTCCTCTTCTGCCGCCTGCTCTCGGGCGTGGGGTAAGGGGGCCCCGGCCGCGCGTGGGACCCCCAGAAGGGGGGCCGAGCTCCCCCCCGTGCGCGGGGGGTCACGGGGGCGGGGGTGACACCGCTCCCCTCCGTCCCCAGCATCGGCGGCTCCATCCCCATCGTCTTCTCCTACTTCTCGGAGTTCCTGGCGCAGGAGAAGCGCGGGGAGCACCTGAGCTGGCTCTGCATGTTCTGGATGATCGGGGGCATCTACGCCTCCGCCATGGCCTGGGCCATCATCCCCCACTACGGTAGGACCCCCCGGGCTGGTGGAGCGTGAGGGGCTCGCCGGGTTTCAGCCCCAGCATCGTGTCCTGTCCCGTCCCCGCAGGCTGGAGCTTCCAGATGGGCTCCGCGTACCAGTTCCACAGCTGGAGGGTCTTCGTGCTCGTCTGCGCCTTCCCCTCGGTCTTCGCCATCGGGGCGCTCACCACCATGCCCGAGAGCCCCCGCTTCTACCTGGAGGTGGGGGGGGCACGGGGTGGGGCACGGCAGTGTCCCGGGAGGGGGACTGGGGGTGCATCAGGGACCCCGAGTGTGGAGGGGGGGAGATGGGGGAACCTAGGAAGTGATCCCCGTGTGTGGGGCACTTGGGCGGGGACCCCCAGGAGGGTGGTGGAGTTGGAGGAACCCAGAGGGGGACACCCAGGGGGGTGGTAGAGATGAGGGGACTcgggcagggacccccaggaGGGTGGTGGAGATGGGGGAACCCAGAGAGGGACACCCAGGGGGGTGGTAGGGCCTGGGCAGGAACCCCCTGGAGTGAATGATAGGAGGCAGGGACCCCAGGCAGGTAGTGGGACACTCAGGAGGTGATGAAGATGGTGGAGGGACCATCACAAGGACCCCCAAGTGGGTGGCAGGACCCAGGAGGATGGTGGGACACTAAGGAGGTGATGAAGATGGTGGAGGGACTCACACTAGGATCCCCAAGTGGGTGGCAGGACCCAGGAGGGTGGTGGGACCCAGACAGGGACTGCAGGGGGGTGGTCTGGGTCCATGTCCGTGTCCGTGTCCGTGTCCGGGGTGTCCCGGGCTGACCCGGCGCTGCCTCACAGAATGGGAAGCACGATGAGGCCTGGATGGTGCTGAAGCAGGTCCATGACACCAACATGAGGGCCAAGGGCCACCCCGAGAGGGTCTTCTCGGTAAGGACCCCCCCAAGGGCTGGGCCCCGGGGTCCCCAGCACCTCAAGGTGGGAGGGGGAGGCTCCTccaggagcaggggctgcaaTTCCCAGCTCTGGGATAAAAGCAGTGCCCGGGAGGGGAAAATTGAGGTACAAGGTGGGGCGGGTCCGAGGCTGGTGCTTCCCGGTGTCCCCAAACTGTCCCCCCCAGGTCACACACATCAAGACCATCAAGCGGGAGGACGAGCTCATCGAGATCCAGTCGGACACCGGGACGTGGTACCGGCGCTGGCTCGTCCGATGCCTCAACCTGTCGCAGCAGGTGAGGCCGGAGCTGCCCGGGGGTCCCCGCGgcccccctgtcctgtcacccACCACGTCCCCGCCACCTCCCGTGTCCCCATCACCTCCCACGTCCCCTCACAGGTCTGGAGCAACTTCCAGCAGTGCTTCGCGCCCGAGTTCCGGCGCGTGACGCTGATGATGATGGCGGTGTGGTTCACCATGTCCTTCAGGTGCCGGGGGGCGGGATGGGATGGACAgccctgggatgggatgggatgggatgggattgatgggatgggatgggatgggatgggatggacagcaatgggatgggatgggatgggatgggatggacagcaatgggatgggatgggatgggatgggatggacagcaatgggatgggatgggatgggatgggatgggatgggatgggatgggatgggatgggatgggatgggatgggatggacagcaatgggatgggatgggatgggatgggatgggatgggatgggatgggatggaactAGGCAGCACTGGGCCAGGACAGACAGCACTGGGCCAGGACTGAGATGGAGCCAGGCAGCACTGGGATGGAGCTGTCAGAACTGGGATAGCACCAGATCGGTACTGGGAGGTCTGGGCTGGGACTGAGATGGAGCTGGCAGCACcgggtgggatgagatgggacGAGTAGCACTGGGATAGCACAGGCTGGCACTGGGATGGCACAGGCTGGCActgggagccctgggctggcagtgcccgCTCACCCCTGTCCCCGCAGCTACTACGGGCTCACCGTGTGGTTCCCCGACATGATCAAGCACCTGCAGAGCATCGAGTACGCCTCACGCACCAAGCTCTTCACGCGTGAGAAGGTCCGACACTTCACCTTCAACTTCACCCTGGAGAACCAGGTGCACCGTGGCGGCGAGTATTTCAACGACAAGTGAGTGGAGGTTGGGGGGACTGAGCCTGGGGGGGCCGAGCTTGGggtgtgggagcagaggggcagcgATGGGGTGtccctcccatcccaccacGCAGGTTCATCGGGCTGAAGATGAAGTCGGTGACGTTCGAGGACTCGCTCTTCGAGGAGTGTTACTTCGAGGACATCACCTCCAGCAACACCTTCTTCAAGAACTGCACCTTCATCTCCACTGTCTTCTACAACACAGGTGGGGGGCACGtgggggcggaggggggggTGACCCCCCCAGGAGGGTCCCCAGGAGGCTGATGGAGATGGGGGGGACCCAACAGGTTGGAGAGGGGGGTCAGGGAGGTCCCCAAGGGGATGGTGGAGTTGGGGTGACCCATGAGATCCCCCAAGGGGTGACAGAGACGGGGTGACCCAGCAGGTGGGAGGGGGGTTCAGAATGGTCCCCAGGGCGTGATGAAGATAATGTGACCCACCAGGGTGGTCCCCAAGGGGGTGATGGAGGTGTGAGTGACCCACCAGGCGGGAGGGGATCAGGAAGGTGCCCAAGGGGGCAGACGGAGCGACCCCAtgtccccctctcccccccagaTCTCTTTGAGTACAAGTTCATCAACAGCCGGGTGGTGAACAGCACGTTCCTGCACAACAAGGAGGGCTGCCAGCTGGACTTCAGCGACGACAACAACGCCTACATGATCTACTTCGTCAGCTTCCTGGGCACCCTGGCCGTGCTGCCCGGGAACATCGTCTCGGCCCTGCTCATGGACAAGATCGGCCGCCTGCGCATGCTGGGTGGGCAGCGGGGGGGCACCCCGTGggagggggtctggggggtgaCCCCTCCCTGAGACAGCCAGGGTcgagctgggcagggcagccTGGTCTGTGGGAAGTGCTcttgagggtcccttccaacccaaactgccTCTCGACCTTCCTGAGCCCCCCTCCCACCTGCCAGGTCACCCCACCTGCATCCCCATTTGGGGACCACCCTGGTGGGTCACCCCATCTCCATCACCCCACTGGGGATGTTCTTGAGCCCCCATCCCACCTGCCAGGTCACCCCACCTGCATCCCCATTTGGGGACCACCCTGGTGGGTCACCCCATCTCCATCACCCCACTGGGGATGTTCCTGATCCCCCTCCCACCTGCTGGGTCACCCCCATCTCCGTTGATCTCCCGGGGACCTTCCTAAGCCCTGTCTCTCCTGGTGGATCATCCCCCACCTCCATCACCCCTTGGGAACCTTGACCTCCTACCTTGGTCGATCATCCCGCCTCTATTTCCCCCTTGGAGACCCTCCTGGGTGTGCCACCCtcaccctccctccccccttgGCGaccctcccaccccctgcctCAGTGTCCCCACCGTCCTGacgtgtccctgtgtccccccagccgGCTCCAGCGTCATGTCCTGCGTCAGCTGCTTCTTcctgtcctttgggaacagcGAGTCGGCCATGATcgccctgctctgcctcttcGGGGGGGTCAGCATCGCCTCCTGGAACGCCCTCGACGTGCTCACCGTGGAGCTCTACCCCTCTGACAAGAGGTGGGGCCTCGGGGCTGGGTGCAAGGAGGGAGGTTTTGGGGTAAGGAGTAGTTTTGGGTGCAAGGAGGGAGGTTTTGAGGGCAAGGAGTGAAGTTTGGGGTGCAAGGAGTGAGGGTTTTGGGTGCAAGGAGTGAGGTTTTGGGTGCAAGGAGTGAGGTTTTGGGTTCAAGGAGTGAGGTTTTGGGTGCAAGGGTGCCAGTTTTGGGACAGTGAGTGCAACTTTTGGGGCACTGGGTGCCAACCTCGGGGGTGCCGAGTCCCAGTTCAGGGTGCCAGGTGCCAGTTTCAGGGAACTGGGTGCCAGTTTCAGGACACTGAGTGCAAGTTTTAGGGCACTGGGTGCCAATCTCGTGGTGTTGGGTCCCAGTTCGGGGTGCCAGGTGCTGGTTTCAGGACACTGGGTGCCAGTTTTGGGACACTGGGTGCCAACCTCGAGGGTGCCGAGTCCTGTTTCGGGACACCGGGTGCCCATTTCAGGGCGCTGAGTGCCTGTTTCGGGGTTCCCCCCACTCACACgacccccccctccctccattCCCCTCATGCCCCCCCCAGGACGACGGCGTTCGGGTTCCTGAACGCGCTGTGCAAGCTGGCGGCCGTGCTGGGCATCAGCATCTTCACCTCCTTCGTGGGCATCACCAAGGCCGTGCCCATCCTCCTGGCCTCGGCCGCGCTGGCCCTCGGCAGCTCCCTGGCCCTCAAACTGCCCGAGACGCGGGGGCAGGTCCTGCAGTGatggggggggctgggggagagggaaacaccccccctgccccctcctcctcctccccgggGTATCCCCCCCCTCCCAAATCCAGCCTCTCCCCCCGCCCCGTGCCCCCGGGATTAGTCGCGTTAGACACTGTGAAACGTCTTCTTGGAGCATTTTGGGATCTTTTTCATTTGCACTTggccccttccccctcccccagacccctctgacaccccaaccccccccctcaagaccccccaaacccactccTGACCACCCCAGCTCCCCCACcccaacccccaaaacccctctgagcccccccccccatttcttTTCTCGGTGTCACCCCCTCTGTGAGTTGCTGCTCGTTcctgggggggctgtggggatcaGGGGGCCCCAGccttggggaggggggacacacaggCCCTGTGCACCCCCTGAATCCCTGCTGAGccgaagaggaggaggatgaaggctCTGAGTatccccatccccagggagAGCACCCAGCAAGGTCCTCACaaggattttggggggggtcCCCTGGGAGAGGGGGGCGGGTGGCCTTTTGAGGTGCAAGAGGCCTTGGGGTGCCCCAGCAATGCCTCGGGGGGGCACAGGATATTGGGGTGTAGGTCCCTTTGTGGGGGGGTGCAGCAATTTGGGGTGCagattcccccccccccgggggtgCCCAACATTTCTAGGGTTAAAGCACACaccctccccccctcctccGTGGGTGCCCCCACTTTGGGGTGCCCAAATTTTGGGATGCAAAGCACAGTCCCCCCCTGGCCACAACCTCTAGTCCTTGGTGTCATTTTGGGATCCAGTGGGGGGAACCCCAAAACTGCCAGTTAGTAactttttaactgatttttaaaggatttttctcTCTGGGGGGGGGAGGTGTGGGTGAGGGGAGCTCCTTGcacccccttttccctcctcccagccctgtttCCCTTCCTGCACCCCCACATCTCCCTGCACCCTCTTTTAACCCCCCCCTTACCCCTTTTtacccccccccctttccccctcccccccagcccagaaCCACCAGCGGTTTGCAAAGCACAAACACCCCCCAcgtcccccccaaaaaaatcgGGGTTCAGGGTGGGTTCCCAGTGCTGTGCCCCCCTCCTATAAGAAATcggggttcagggggtccccaatgctgtgccccccccccccggattAACCCCCTAGGGTCAGTCAGAGccccccacagacccccccttcccagggcagccccccCCCGTTCCGAGCAGCCCCCCCCGTGTGCTTTGTCCCCCCCCTCGGTGTAGCTGGTCCTTggggcccccccgcccccccccgtAGCTCTGTCGTGCCGTGCTGTAGTTTCAGGTGTttgtaaattaattaaaatggaaaaaaaacccaacaacaaccaaacccaccccaaaaaaaaagcacaaaatgacCTCAAATAATCCTCCCCCAAAGGATTTGCTGGACTCGGAGCTGCCCTCACACCCTCCCTTCAAAAGAACAcgtttatttggttttggggCGGCGGGAGGGTGAATTCActtggaaattaaattaaatggggagggacaccccaaaaatcccccccccaagggtgggagtggggagagggggagggagtgtgtggggggtcctggggggggacagggggtgaTGGGGGGGGGTTGAGTGTGATATGGGGGGACTGGAGATGATGGGGGGGGGATCAGCCCCATATTTCTGCCccccctcctgctgcactgACACCAGGGTGGGAGTCCTGGGGGTCCCACGCTGACACCAGGGTGGGAGTCCTGGGGGTCCCACGCTGACACCAGGGTGGGTTCTGGCCACCCCTCCCCGCgttgctgtcactgctgcccggccgcctcctcctcctcctccttcttcttctccttgtCCCGCTTGGAgccccccaggcaggggggcgccgggggggcctgggggtcGCTCTGCCACTGCTCGGGGGTGCGGGCGACGATCTGCAGGGCGTGCAGGGGCCCGGCCAGCTCGTCCCGCAGCGCCTCGTGCACCAGGCGGTGCCGCTGGAGCGGGGGGAGCCCCGCGAAGCGCCCGCTCACCACCAGCACCCCGAAGTGCGTCTCGGCGCCGGGGGGGCCCCCGTGGCGGGGGGAGTCGTCCCGCACCTCCAGGTGGGTGGGCTGCAGGGCCGCCGTCAGCTTGTCGCGGATGGCCCGGGCCAGGGGTCCC contains these protein-coding regions:
- the SV2A gene encoding synaptic vesicle glycoprotein 2A, with translation MDESFRDRTAFIRGAKDIAKEVKKQAAKKVSRGMDRVQDEYTRRSYSRFEEEEDDEDYAPQDGYYRGGEGANEEEGASSDATEGHDEEDEIYEGEYQGIPRQESLKGGERLGAATATGAFDDSEGQRRKDREELAQQYELILQECGHGRFQWTLYFVLGLALMADGVEVFVVGFVLPSAEKDMCLSDSNKGMLGLIVYLGMMVGAFVWGGLADRLGRRQCLLISLSVNSVFAFFSSFVQGYGTFLFCRLLSGVGIGGSIPIVFSYFSEFLAQEKRGEHLSWLCMFWMIGGIYASAMAWAIIPHYGWSFQMGSAYQFHSWRVFVLVCAFPSVFAIGALTTMPESPRFYLENGKHDEAWMVLKQVHDTNMRAKGHPERVFSVTHIKTIKREDELIEIQSDTGTWYRRWLVRCLNLSQQVWSNFQQCFAPEFRRVTLMMMAVWFTMSFSYYGLTVWFPDMIKHLQSIEYASRTKLFTREKVRHFTFNFTLENQVHRGGEYFNDKFIGLKMKSVTFEDSLFEECYFEDITSSNTFFKNCTFISTVFYNTDLFEYKFINSRVVNSTFLHNKEGCQLDFSDDNNAYMIYFVSFLGTLAVLPGNIVSALLMDKIGRLRMLAGSSVMSCVSCFFLSFGNSESAMIALLCLFGGVSIASWNALDVLTVELYPSDKRTTAFGFLNALCKLAAVLGISIFTSFVGITKAVPILLASAALALGSSLALKLPETRGQVLQ
- the BOLA1 gene encoding bolA-like protein 1, which produces MRGPLLAAAGGAMGGPGGPLARAIRDKLTAALQPTHLEVRDDSPRHGGPPGAETHFGVLVVSGRFAGLPPLQRHRLVHEALRDELAGPLHALQIVARTPEQWQSDPQAPPAPPCLGGSKRDKEKKKEEEEEAAGQQ